From Deferrisoma camini S3R1, the proteins below share one genomic window:
- a CDS encoding deoxyribonuclease IV has protein sequence MGRQAPGPPIGAHVSVAGGPVAAWERTVRLGAEAAQVFPGSPRSWESPWPGEEALAEAGEAFRRSGIPVFVHAIYLVNPASDDPEVRRRSVEALARSLEYAAGLGARGLVVHVGHGRGVDRGVALERVRGTLERARERAERIVPYLLETGAGGKGSVGSYLEDLVDLARGLGHHTRICADTAHLFAAGLPVHTARGLDGWLSAVEAALGPGAVGLVHLNDSKTPFGSGRDRHENLGRGEIGGRSLARWVRHPTLRTVPFVIETPGFDRQGPDRRNLARARRYRRGPRR, from the coding sequence GTGGGACGACAGGCCCCCGGCCCTCCCATCGGGGCCCACGTGTCGGTGGCCGGCGGACCCGTGGCCGCCTGGGAGCGTACGGTGCGGCTTGGGGCCGAGGCGGCCCAGGTGTTTCCCGGCAGCCCCCGGTCGTGGGAGAGCCCGTGGCCCGGGGAAGAAGCGCTCGCCGAGGCCGGCGAGGCGTTCCGGCGCTCGGGCATCCCGGTGTTCGTGCACGCCATCTACCTGGTGAACCCGGCGTCCGACGACCCCGAGGTCCGGCGAAGATCGGTAGAGGCCCTGGCCCGGAGCCTGGAGTACGCGGCCGGTCTGGGGGCCCGGGGGCTCGTGGTGCATGTGGGCCACGGCAGGGGGGTGGACCGGGGGGTGGCCCTGGAACGAGTGCGGGGCACTCTGGAGAGGGCGCGGGAGCGGGCGGAGCGGATCGTGCCCTATCTCCTCGAGACCGGGGCGGGGGGAAAGGGTTCGGTGGGCTCCTACCTAGAGGACCTGGTGGACCTGGCGCGGGGGCTGGGCCACCACACCCGGATCTGCGCCGACACCGCCCACCTGTTCGCGGCCGGCCTGCCGGTCCACACCGCCCGCGGCCTCGACGGGTGGCTCTCGGCGGTGGAGGCGGCGCTCGGGCCCGGCGCCGTCGGGCTCGTCCACCTCAACGACTCCAAGACCCCCTTCGGATCGGGCCGCGACCGCCACGAGAACCTCGGCCGGGGCGAGATCGGCGGCCGGTCCCTGGCCCGTTGGGTGCGCCATCCGACCCTTCGCACCGTTCCCTTCGTCATCGAGACCCCCGGCTTCGACCGCCAGGGTCCGGATCGCCGGAACCTCGCCCGGGCCCGCCGCTACCGCCGGGGCCCCCGGCGCTGA
- a CDS encoding IS110 family RNA-guided transposase, translating to MRFYLGQHDFYCGIDLHARSLYVCILDHAGEVRLHRKIPASPEALLRVLEPFRPDVAVAVECMFAWYWISDLCARENLPFVLGHALYMRAIHGAKAKNDRIDSLKIAHLLRGGTFPQAYVYPAQMRSTRDLLRRRHYLMRRRAELLAHIENTNSQYNLPPFRKKLAYAANRVDVADRFEDPSVRTMIEMDVDLVDVYDQLLAEIELHLVRTAKIHDPHAFHCLRTIPGVGKILALTFLYEIHDIRRFPRVQDFCSYARLVTPAHESAGKRKGSGGRKIGNPHLKWAFSEAAILLLRESSRAKRHVERLAGKHGKGKALSILAHKLGRALYFMLKRREAFDENRFFATT from the coding sequence ATGCGTTTCTACCTGGGACAACATGACTTCTACTGCGGCATCGATCTCCATGCCCGGAGTCTCTATGTCTGCATCCTCGACCACGCCGGTGAGGTGCGCCTCCACCGAAAGATCCCAGCTTCTCCGGAGGCCCTCTTGCGGGTCCTCGAGCCCTTTCGCCCTGACGTGGCCGTTGCCGTGGAGTGCATGTTCGCCTGGTACTGGATCAGCGATCTGTGCGCCCGAGAAAACCTCCCCTTCGTTCTCGGTCACGCCCTCTACATGCGCGCCATCCACGGCGCCAAGGCCAAGAACGATCGCATCGACTCCCTCAAGATCGCCCATCTCCTCCGGGGTGGCACCTTTCCCCAGGCCTACGTCTACCCCGCCCAGATGCGCTCTACTCGCGATCTCCTTCGGCGCCGCCACTACCTCATGCGCCGCCGCGCCGAGCTCCTGGCCCACATCGAGAACACCAACTCCCAGTACAATCTGCCCCCGTTTCGCAAAAAGCTCGCTTATGCCGCCAACCGCGTCGATGTGGCCGATCGCTTCGAAGACCCCAGCGTGCGTACCATGATCGAGATGGATGTGGACCTCGTTGATGTCTACGACCAGCTCCTCGCCGAGATCGAGCTCCATCTCGTCCGCACCGCCAAGATCCACGACCCCCATGCCTTCCACTGCCTTCGCACCATCCCAGGCGTCGGCAAGATCCTCGCGCTGACCTTCCTCTACGAGATCCACGACATCCGCCGCTTCCCCCGTGTCCAGGACTTCTGCTCCTACGCCCGGCTTGTAACCCCTGCTCACGAGTCCGCCGGTAAGCGAAAAGGCTCGGGTGGACGAAAGATCGGCAACCCGCATCTCAAGTGGGCGTTCTCCGAGGCGGCCATTCTTCTCCTTCGCGAGTCTTCGCGCGCCAAGCGCCATGTCGAGCGCCTCGCCGGCAAGCACGGCAAGGGCAAGGCCCTTTCGATTCTCGCCCACAAGCTCGGCCGCGCGCTCTACTTCATGCTCAAGCGGCGGGAGGCTTTTGACGAAAACCGCTTCTTTGCAACCACCTGA
- a CDS encoding FecR family protein, with product MNLLFFLVWACAALAGCVPPPWRPAAPPRGLHPQVGRVEGEAWLRPRHARQARPLTGPVLLEPDDTVSTGPRGKVEILLPEGAVRLFGATEVRVPFAFEGRTPVCRELRVEKGEVLVRRWVEGPFQVHTDALEIDLPRPVTVLVARRGETEVVEGLEGEAEARNVSVRGQTVIRLKPGIHAVLAVREARLTVDTLRLPNRWRQWEKPGVFTAEVLPPPPPAPPAGPEATPARGPGG from the coding sequence TTGAACCTCCTCTTCTTCCTCGTTTGGGCGTGCGCGGCCCTGGCCGGCTGCGTCCCCCCGCCGTGGCGGCCGGCCGCTCCCCCGAGGGGGCTCCACCCCCAGGTGGGCCGGGTGGAAGGCGAGGCGTGGCTTCGACCGCGCCACGCCCGGCAGGCCCGACCGCTGACCGGCCCGGTGCTCCTCGAGCCGGACGACACCGTGTCCACCGGTCCCCGGGGCAAGGTGGAGATCCTTCTGCCCGAGGGCGCGGTCCGACTCTTCGGCGCGACCGAGGTCCGGGTGCCCTTCGCCTTCGAGGGCCGCACGCCGGTATGCCGGGAACTTCGCGTGGAGAAGGGGGAGGTACTCGTACGCCGCTGGGTCGAAGGCCCGTTTCAGGTGCACACCGACGCCCTGGAGATCGACCTGCCTCGGCCCGTGACCGTGCTCGTGGCCCGCCGGGGCGAGACCGAGGTCGTCGAAGGCCTCGAGGGCGAGGCCGAGGCCCGGAACGTCTCGGTCCGGGGCCAGACCGTGATCCGGCTCAAACCCGGCATCCACGCCGTCCTCGCCGTGCGCGAGGCCCGCCTCACCGTGGACACCCTGCGCCTCCCCAACCGCTGGCGCCAGTGGGAAAAACCAGGCGTTTTCACGGCCGAGGTGCTCCCACCTCCGCCGCCCGCCCCGCCTGCCGGCCCCGAGGCGACCCCTGCCCGGGGCCCGGGCGGTTGA